From one Rhodoferax sp. PAMC 29310 genomic stretch:
- a CDS encoding branched-chain amino acid ABC transporter permease: MFYRENGQFKTSYRADSQIFPIAQDRWGVLALLAFAVIAVPLLADEYLLRAIFIPFLILSLAALGVNILVGFCGQISLGSGAFMAVGAYAAYNTYVRIEGMPLIVALLSGGFFATLVGLFFGIPSLRVKGLYLAVATLAAQFFCDWVFLRIGWFSNNSSSGSVAVSDLSVLGWSIESPISKYLFCLGVLVVFGVLAKNLVRGAIGREWMAIRDMDVAAAVIGIRPMYAKLSAFAVSSFIVGVAGALWGFIHLGSWEPAAFSVDRSFQLLFMVIIGGMGSIMGSFFGAAFIVVLPIFLNQALPALGSLFGLDISTALVAHTEVMIFGALIVWFLIVEPHGLAKLWSIGKQKLRLWPFPH, translated from the coding sequence ATGTTTTACAGAGAAAACGGCCAGTTCAAGACCTCTTACCGGGCCGACAGCCAAATCTTCCCGATTGCCCAAGACCGCTGGGGTGTGCTGGCCCTGTTGGCTTTTGCCGTCATTGCCGTGCCCCTGTTGGCTGACGAATACCTGCTGCGGGCCATCTTTATTCCCTTTCTCATCTTGTCTTTGGCCGCGTTGGGGGTGAATATCTTGGTGGGATTTTGCGGGCAAATCTCACTCGGATCTGGCGCTTTCATGGCCGTCGGGGCTTATGCCGCCTACAACACCTATGTGCGAATCGAGGGTATGCCATTGATTGTGGCCTTGCTCTCAGGGGGCTTCTTTGCCACACTGGTGGGCTTGTTTTTCGGCATCCCCAGCCTGCGCGTCAAGGGGCTGTACCTGGCCGTGGCGACATTGGCGGCACAGTTCTTCTGCGATTGGGTATTTTTGCGAATCGGATGGTTCAGCAACAACAGCTCGTCCGGCTCGGTCGCTGTGTCTGATCTGAGTGTGCTGGGTTGGTCGATTGAGTCGCCTATTAGCAAATACCTGTTCTGCCTGGGTGTGTTGGTGGTCTTTGGGGTGCTTGCCAAAAATCTGGTGCGCGGCGCCATTGGTCGTGAATGGATGGCCATTCGGGACATGGACGTGGCCGCTGCCGTGATTGGTATTCGCCCCATGTACGCCAAACTCAGCGCCTTCGCCGTCAGCTCGTTCATTGTCGGCGTGGCCGGGGCCCTGTGGGGCTTCATCCACCTGGGCTCTTGGGAGCCTGCTGCCTTCTCGGTGGATCGCTCATTCCAACTGCTCTTCATGGTCATCATTGGAGGCATGGGTTCCATTATGGGCAGCTTCTTTGGCGCCGCCTTTATCGTGGTGCTGCCCATTTTCCTGAATCAGGCGCTGCCGGCTTTGGGCAGCCTGTTCGGGTTGGATATTTCGACCGCCTTAGTGGCCCACACCGAGGTCATGATTTTCGGTGCACTGATCGTCTGGTTCCTGATTGTGGAGCCGCACGGGCTCGCCAAGCTGTGGAGCATAGGCAAGCAAAAGTTGCGTCTCTGGCCTTTTCCTCATTGA
- a CDS encoding ABC transporter substrate-binding protein: protein MKIRHIVLAGLVASASAGAFAQAKEQFFPVLSGRTGPVAPNATPWANGHNDYMKLVNARGGINGVKTLVEECETGYATDRGVECYERLKNKNGGATVFQPLSTGITFALTEKVAADKISLITSGYGRSDSADGGIFKWNFPLIGHYWVAGDTVLQHIGKKAGGMDKLKGKKIGVAYHDSPFGKELLPILQERAAQYGFTLQLLPVAAPGVEQKATWLQVRREQPDYMILQTWGVMTGTAIKEAQAVGYSREKMFGTWWSGAEPDLKDVGEGAKGYSAVMMQHGAEPQSAVVKDIMDKVHSKGEGAGPKDEVGSVLYMRGVVGAMLATEGVRAAQERFGKGKVMNGEQARWGYENLNLTQAKLDALGFKGVMRPVSTSCADHMGSAWTRVHTWDGSKFVWASDWLQADDQVIRPLVKASADKYAAEKKLTRRTPADCQS from the coding sequence ATGAAAATTCGTCATATTGTTCTGGCCGGTTTGGTGGCCTCAGCTAGCGCCGGCGCTTTCGCGCAAGCCAAAGAGCAGTTTTTCCCGGTGCTTTCCGGGCGAACCGGTCCGGTCGCGCCCAATGCAACCCCCTGGGCCAACGGCCACAACGACTACATGAAGCTGGTGAATGCCCGCGGTGGTATCAACGGCGTCAAAACTCTGGTGGAAGAGTGTGAAACCGGTTACGCCACCGACCGCGGTGTGGAGTGCTATGAGCGTCTGAAAAACAAAAACGGTGGAGCTACCGTGTTTCAGCCCCTGTCCACAGGTATAACTTTTGCGCTGACTGAAAAGGTCGCAGCTGACAAAATTTCCCTGATCACCTCCGGCTATGGTCGAAGTGACTCGGCAGATGGCGGTATCTTCAAATGGAACTTTCCATTGATTGGTCACTACTGGGTGGCCGGCGACACTGTGCTACAGCACATTGGCAAGAAGGCCGGTGGAATGGATAAGCTCAAGGGCAAGAAAATTGGCGTGGCCTACCACGACAGCCCGTTTGGCAAGGAGCTGTTGCCCATTCTGCAAGAGCGCGCAGCCCAGTATGGCTTTACCCTCCAGTTGCTCCCCGTGGCTGCGCCTGGCGTGGAGCAAAAAGCCACCTGGTTGCAGGTACGTCGTGAACAGCCTGACTACATGATTCTCCAGACTTGGGGTGTCATGACCGGCACCGCTATCAAGGAAGCCCAGGCGGTCGGCTACTCTCGTGAAAAAATGTTTGGCACGTGGTGGTCGGGCGCCGAGCCTGATCTGAAAGATGTGGGTGAAGGTGCCAAGGGCTACAGCGCGGTGATGATGCAACATGGTGCTGAGCCTCAGTCCGCTGTGGTGAAGGACATCATGGATAAAGTGCATTCCAAAGGCGAAGGCGCTGGCCCCAAGGATGAGGTTGGCAGCGTGTTGTATATGCGCGGTGTGGTGGGCGCCATGTTGGCCACTGAAGGCGTTCGTGCCGCCCAGGAGCGCTTTGGCAAAGGCAAGGTCATGAATGGGGAGCAGGCCCGTTGGGGCTATGAAAACCTGAATCTGACCCAGGCCAAGCTTGACGCGCTGGGTTTTAAGGGCGTGATGCGTCCGGTCTCTACCAGCTGCGCTGACCACATGGGTTCGGCTTGGACTCGTGTTCATACTTGGGACGGCAGCAAATTCGTCTGGGCGTCGGACTGGTTGCAGGCTGACGACCAAGTGATTAGGCCGCTGGTTAAGGCGTCTGCTGACAAGTACGCCGCCGAGAAGAAGCTGACACGCCGGACGCCTGCGGACTGCCAGTCCTGA
- a CDS encoding branched-chain amino acid ABC transporter permease codes for MAFFLETLLGGLMAGMLYSLVALGFVLIYKASGVFNFSQGAMVLFAALAMARFAEWIPAITGIESLFLANVLAFLAAGVVMFVVAWLIERLVLRHLVNQEGTTLLMATLGIGYFLDGLGQTIFGSAIYSIDIGMPKEPIFVLPGVFEGGLLINKEDLYAALIAAVLVGLLSIFFQKTITGRALRAVADDHQAAQSIGIPLNRIWVIVWCVAGVVALVAGMIWGSKLGVQFSLTTVALRALPVVILGGLTSVPGAIIGGLIIGVGEKLSEVFLGPYVGGGIEIWFAYVLALAFLMFRPQGLFGEKIIDRV; via the coding sequence ATGGCATTTTTTCTTGAAACACTGCTGGGCGGCTTGATGGCCGGCATGTTGTATTCCTTGGTCGCGCTGGGTTTTGTACTGATTTACAAAGCATCAGGCGTGTTCAATTTCTCACAGGGCGCCATGGTGTTGTTTGCCGCTTTGGCAATGGCCCGTTTCGCGGAGTGGATCCCCGCCATCACGGGTATTGAGAGCCTGTTCCTAGCAAACGTGCTAGCCTTTCTGGCGGCCGGCGTGGTCATGTTTGTGGTGGCCTGGTTGATTGAACGACTGGTATTACGTCACTTGGTCAATCAGGAAGGCACCACCTTGCTGATGGCGACCTTGGGTATTGGTTATTTCCTGGACGGGTTGGGCCAAACCATCTTCGGAAGCGCCATTTACAGCATCGACATTGGCATGCCTAAGGAGCCGATTTTTGTGTTGCCCGGCGTGTTTGAGGGTGGCCTGCTGATCAACAAGGAAGACCTGTACGCGGCCCTGATTGCCGCTGTGCTGGTGGGCTTGCTCAGTATTTTTTTCCAGAAAACGATCACCGGGCGCGCTTTACGGGCGGTAGCCGATGACCATCAGGCCGCTCAGAGCATCGGTATTCCATTGAACCGCATCTGGGTCATTGTCTGGTGCGTGGCCGGCGTGGTGGCGTTGGTGGCCGGCATGATTTGGGGCAGCAAGTTGGGCGTACAGTTTTCGCTGACCACCGTGGCCTTGCGGGCCTTGCCAGTGGTGATTCTGGGGGGGTTGACCTCTGTTCCCGGCGCCATCATTGGCGGACTGATCATCGGTGTGGGTGAGAAGCTGTCTGAAGTGTTTTTGGGCCCCTATGTGGGCGGTGGCATTGAGATTTGGTTTGCCTATGTGCTGGCACTGGCCTTCCTGATGTTCCGTCCTCAGGGCTTGTTCGGCGAAAAGATCATCGATCGCGTTTAA
- a CDS encoding ABC transporter ATP-binding protein, producing the protein MSTPNIVLNVNGIEVIYNHVILVLKGVSLNVPEGKIAAILGGNGAGKTTTLRAISNLLKGERGEVTKGSIELRGERIENLSPADLVRRGVVQVMEGRHCFAHLTIEENLLTGSYTRSDKAEIARNLDKVYTYFPRLKTRRSSQAAYTSGGEQQMCAIGRALMANPSMVLLDEPSMGLAPQIVEEVFEIVKDLNQKEKVTFLIAEQNTNMALKYADYGYIMESGRVVMDGLASDLANNEDVKEFYLGMGGGERKSFKDVKSYKRRKRWLA; encoded by the coding sequence ATGAGCACACCGAATATCGTTCTCAACGTCAATGGCATTGAAGTCATTTACAACCACGTCATTCTGGTCCTGAAGGGTGTTTCCCTGAATGTGCCGGAGGGCAAGATCGCGGCCATTTTGGGCGGCAACGGGGCGGGCAAGACCACCACCCTGAGGGCCATTTCCAACTTACTCAAAGGCGAGCGCGGTGAGGTCACAAAGGGTTCCATCGAGCTGCGGGGTGAGCGCATTGAAAACCTGTCTCCGGCTGACCTCGTGCGCCGCGGCGTGGTTCAGGTGATGGAAGGGCGTCATTGCTTTGCCCACCTGACCATTGAGGAAAACCTCTTGACTGGCTCCTACACGCGCAGCGACAAGGCCGAAATTGCACGGAACCTGGACAAGGTGTACACCTACTTCCCGCGCCTCAAGACGCGGCGCAGCAGCCAAGCCGCTTACACGTCGGGTGGCGAACAGCAGATGTGTGCCATTGGGCGCGCACTCATGGCTAACCCGAGCATGGTGCTGCTGGATGAACCCTCCATGGGACTGGCGCCGCAGATTGTGGAAGAGGTGTTTGAGATCGTGAAAGACCTCAATCAAAAGGAAAAAGTGACCTTCCTGATTGCCGAGCAGAACACCAACATGGCGCTCAAGTACGCAGACTATGGCTACATCATGGAGTCCGGCCGGGTGGTGATGGACGGCCTGGCCAGCGATCTCGCCAACAACGAAGACGTGAAAGAGTTTTATCTGGGCATGGGCGGCGGCGAGCGCAAGAGCTTCAAGGATGTCAAGAGCTACAAGCGCCGCAAGCGGTGGTTGGCGTAA
- a CDS encoding ABC transporter ATP-binding protein, whose translation MATKQIGDVILDVKNISLSFGGVNALTDISFDVREHEVRAIIGPNGAGKSSMLNCINGVYTPQQGNITFRGQTFSHMDSHQVATMGIGRTFQNLALFKGMSVIDNIMTGRNLKIKSNIFLQALRIGPAQREEEMHREKVEHIIDFLEIQAFRKTPVGQLPYGLQKRVDLGRALAMEPQVLLLDEPMAGMNVEEKQDMCRFVLDVNEEFGTTIVLIEHDMGVVMDISDRVVVLDYGKKIGDGTPDEVRNNEDVISAYLGTSH comes from the coding sequence ATGGCGACAAAACAAATTGGCGACGTCATTCTTGACGTCAAGAACATCTCCCTCAGCTTTGGCGGCGTCAACGCGCTGACCGATATTTCGTTTGATGTGCGCGAACATGAGGTGCGCGCCATCATCGGACCCAACGGCGCCGGAAAAAGCTCCATGTTGAACTGCATCAACGGGGTCTACACACCGCAGCAGGGCAACATCACCTTTCGCGGTCAAACCTTCAGCCACATGGACAGCCACCAGGTGGCCACCATGGGCATTGGACGCACGTTCCAGAACTTGGCCTTGTTCAAGGGCATGAGTGTGATTGACAACATCATGACCGGGCGCAACCTCAAGATCAAAAGCAATATTTTTTTGCAGGCCTTGCGCATTGGCCCCGCGCAACGTGAAGAAGAAATGCACCGCGAAAAAGTCGAGCACATCATTGATTTCCTGGAAATTCAGGCTTTTCGCAAGACGCCGGTCGGTCAGTTGCCTTACGGCCTGCAAAAGCGGGTGGACCTCGGGCGTGCTTTGGCCATGGAGCCACAGGTTTTGTTGCTTGATGAGCCCATGGCTGGCATGAACGTGGAAGAAAAGCAGGACATGTGCCGCTTTGTGCTTGACGTGAACGAAGAGTTTGGAACCACCATCGTGCTGATTGAACACGACATGGGCGTGGTGATGGACATTTCGGACCGGGTGGTGGTGCTGGATTACGGCAAAAAAATTGGCGACGGCACACCAGACGAAGTACGCAATAACGAAGACGTGATCAGTGCCTATTTGGGCACCAGTCACTGA
- a CDS encoding long-chain fatty acid--CoA ligase, whose protein sequence is MQTTFPQLLLNHAAQRPLEPAMREKEYGIWQALTWSDLAVLVEHIASGLHQAGLRRNEHMVVVGSNRLRLYATMLAVQSLGAIPIPLYQDAAALECIFPINNAEVRFAFAEDQEQVDKLLEIREQCPQLAHIFFDDPRGLRNYDEPGLAGVDELIAAGKAFATQHAGFLQAQVSEIKVDDVAAMFFTSGTTGNPKGVVHTHYSLLNRAQAGADFDKLTHAEEVLAYLPPAWIGQNIFSYAQWLHCGYVVNCPESAATVTIDLKEVGPTYYFAPPRVFEGLLTSVMIRMEDASALKRRMFHYFMSVAKRVGPTRMDGKQLSFTDNLLYMLGNFFVYGPLRNNLGMSRVRVAYTAGEAIGPDLFTFYRSIGINLKQLYGSTETAVFVCLQPDHEARADTVGVPCAGVEIKVADNGEILVKSPGLLKEYFKNPAATAEVLSADGWYHTSDAGFLDAHGHLKIIDRVKDVGRIKGGPSDGAMFAPKYVENKLKFFPHIKEVVAYGDGRDKVCVMINIDVDAVGNWAERRNLPYAGYTDLAQKPEVYELIKECVEKVNADLSADNMLAGSQVSRFLVLHKELDADDGELTRTNKVRRGFIADKYDALIDGFYTGKTSQFIETVVKFEDGRTGSVSATLRIDDAKTFAPIKAAA, encoded by the coding sequence ATGCAGACCACTTTTCCTCAACTTCTTTTGAACCACGCCGCACAGCGGCCGCTCGAACCCGCCATGCGCGAAAAAGAGTACGGCATCTGGCAGGCTTTGACGTGGTCTGATCTGGCCGTTCTGGTGGAGCACATCGCGAGTGGATTGCACCAGGCTGGATTGCGTCGCAATGAGCACATGGTGGTGGTCGGCTCCAATCGGCTTCGGCTTTACGCCACCATGCTGGCTGTGCAGTCCTTGGGCGCGATTCCGATTCCCCTGTACCAAGATGCCGCCGCGCTGGAATGCATCTTCCCCATCAACAATGCCGAAGTTCGCTTTGCCTTTGCCGAGGACCAGGAGCAGGTCGACAAGCTCCTGGAGATCCGCGAGCAGTGTCCTCAGTTGGCGCACATCTTCTTTGATGACCCGCGTGGCTTGCGTAATTACGATGAACCCGGATTGGCTGGAGTGGATGAACTGATTGCTGCGGGCAAAGCCTTTGCCACACAGCACGCCGGCTTTCTTCAGGCTCAAGTGAGTGAGATCAAGGTCGACGATGTGGCGGCGATGTTCTTCACATCAGGCACCACCGGCAATCCCAAAGGCGTAGTGCATACCCACTACTCCCTGTTGAACCGCGCCCAAGCCGGTGCCGACTTTGACAAGTTGACACACGCCGAAGAGGTGTTGGCCTATTTGCCACCGGCCTGGATTGGACAAAACATCTTCAGCTACGCCCAGTGGTTGCACTGTGGCTACGTGGTGAACTGCCCCGAGTCGGCGGCCACGGTCACCATTGACCTGAAAGAAGTGGGCCCCACTTACTACTTTGCCCCGCCCCGCGTCTTTGAAGGCTTGCTCACCAGCGTGATGATTCGCATGGAAGACGCCAGCGCCCTGAAGCGCCGTATGTTTCACTACTTCATGAGTGTGGCGAAGCGGGTGGGCCCCACCAGAATGGATGGCAAACAGTTGTCGTTCACTGACAACTTGCTCTACATGCTGGGCAACTTTTTTGTGTACGGCCCTTTACGCAACAACCTCGGCATGAGCCGGGTGCGGGTGGCCTATACCGCAGGCGAGGCCATTGGCCCAGATTTGTTCACTTTTTACCGCTCGATTGGCATCAACCTCAAGCAACTGTATGGCTCCACCGAGACTGCGGTGTTTGTTTGCCTGCAACCAGACCATGAAGCGCGGGCCGACACCGTGGGCGTGCCTTGTGCGGGGGTCGAAATCAAGGTGGCTGACAACGGCGAAATTCTCGTCAAATCTCCAGGTTTGCTGAAGGAATACTTCAAGAACCCGGCAGCAACAGCCGAAGTGCTGAGCGCCGACGGTTGGTACCACACCAGTGACGCCGGCTTTCTGGATGCCCATGGTCACCTCAAGATCATTGACAGGGTGAAAGATGTGGGCCGCATCAAGGGTGGACCGAGCGACGGAGCCATGTTCGCGCCGAAGTACGTGGAAAACAAGCTCAAGTTTTTCCCACACATCAAGGAAGTGGTCGCCTATGGCGATGGTCGCGACAAGGTGTGCGTCATGATCAATATTGACGTCGACGCGGTGGGCAACTGGGCTGAACGACGCAACCTGCCCTATGCCGGTTATACCGACTTGGCGCAGAAACCTGAGGTGTATGAACTCATCAAGGAGTGCGTCGAAAAGGTGAACGCTGATTTGAGTGCGGACAACATGTTGGCCGGCTCGCAGGTCAGCCGCTTTCTGGTGTTGCATAAAGAACTGGATGCCGATGACGGCGAGTTGACCCGTACCAACAAGGTTCGTCGCGGCTTCATTGCGGACAAGTACGACGCCTTGATCGATGGGTTTTACACCGGCAAGACGTCGCAGTTCATTGAAACAGTGGTCAAGTTTGAAGACGGTCGCACGGGCAGCGTCAGCGCCACTCTGCGAATCGATGATGCAAAGACCTTTGCGCCCATCAAGGCCGCGGCCTGA
- a CDS encoding Crp/Fnr family transcriptional regulator — translation MSDNTLFHRRRSLTAPELATIPWIAVLTPVERQRAEEDLKISDATPGEYLCRTGRPVTYWFGVVDGLLKMSSDNAEGKTMTFTGVPPGGWFGEGTALKRETYRYNIQALRKSMVAGLHVDTFHWLLDHSIGFNRFVMNQLNERLGQFIAAREIDRMTNPDIRVARSLASLFNPVLYPGVGAALRITQQELAYLVGLSRQRVNEALTNLANQGCIRVEYGGLRVLDLHALRSNLFL, via the coding sequence ATGTCCGATAACACCCTGTTTCACCGCCGCCGCTCCCTCACTGCGCCTGAGTTGGCCACCATTCCGTGGATTGCTGTGTTGACGCCAGTGGAGCGTCAGCGCGCCGAGGAAGACTTGAAGATTTCCGACGCCACGCCAGGGGAATACCTGTGCCGCACTGGGCGACCGGTGACCTACTGGTTTGGCGTGGTGGATGGGCTTCTCAAGATGAGCAGCGACAACGCCGAAGGCAAAACCATGACCTTCACCGGCGTGCCGCCGGGCGGCTGGTTTGGCGAAGGCACAGCCCTCAAGCGGGAGACCTACCGCTACAACATTCAGGCCCTGCGCAAGAGCATGGTGGCCGGCCTGCACGTGGACACCTTTCATTGGTTGCTCGATCATTCGATTGGATTCAACCGCTTCGTGATGAACCAGCTGAACGAGCGCTTGGGTCAGTTCATCGCAGCGCGGGAAATCGATCGGATGACCAACCCGGACATTCGTGTGGCCCGCAGTTTGGCCTCGTTGTTCAACCCGGTTCTTTATCCGGGCGTGGGAGCCGCCTTGCGCATCACCCAGCAAGAGTTGGCCTACCTTGTGGGCCTGTCTCGCCAACGGGTGAACGAGGCGCTAACCAACCTCGCCAATCAGGGCTGCATCCGTGTCGAATACGGCGGCCTTCGGGTGCTGGACCTGCACGCCTTGAGGTCTAATTTATTTTTATGA